Proteins encoded together in one Astatotilapia calliptera chromosome 7, fAstCal1.2, whole genome shotgun sequence window:
- the lrrc18b gene encoding leucine-rich repeat-containing protein 18 — protein MAKGTKAKRKTKSKKITLKMAQNCVELTLDGKRRLDLTFKGITAVPKCIQKLFHMDEVDLSRNMIRKIPDFIAQFIKMTVLDLHSNYLEELPVAIGYLQNLKVLNLCNNRLTSLPSELGLLNKLQTLNLGLNQLEALPASIGALEDLRHIGLFDNRFTRLPSCLLKLKKLESIKMDRNPIIAEKIPTEKPVSISESFYLVKESFLCKECLNRCQAERKALREE, from the exons ATGGCCAAGGGAACGAAAGCCAAAAGAAAGACTAAAAGTAAGAAGATCACCTTGAAAATGGCCCAGAACTGCGTGGAGCTGACATTGGATGGTAAACGCCGACTGGATCTCACTTTCAAGGGGATTACAGCTGTTCCAAAGTGCATCCAGAAGCTCTTTCACATGGATGAAGTGGACCTGAGCAGGAACATGATCAGAAAAATTCCAGATTTTATTGCTCAGTTCATCAAAATGACTGTTTTGGATTTGCACAGCAATTAT CTGGAGGAGCTCCCCGTGGCTATCGGCTACCTGCAGAACCTTAAGGTTTTAAACCTGTGCAACAACCGTCTCACAAGCCTCCCAAGTGAGCTCGGCCTCCTGAATAAACTCCAAACACTGAACCTGGGTCTCAACCAGCTGGAAGCTCTTCCTGCCTCCATTGGTGCACTGGAGGACCTCCGCCACATTGGCCTTTTTGACAACAGATTCACCCGCCTCCCCAGCTGCCTCTTGAAGCTGAAAAAACTGGAGAGTATCAAGATGGACAGGAATCCAATTATTGCTGAGAAGATACCCACTGAGAAACCAGTCAGTATTTCAGAGAGCTTTTACCTAGTCAAAGAAAGCTTCCTGTGCAAAGAGTGTCTGAATAGGTGCCAAGCTGAGAGGAAGGCGCTGAGGGAGGAATAA
- the LOC113027438 gene encoding uncharacterized protein LOC113027438 — MDHQNPEPNSEETHFQLPLKRKRGPDYAAQNCRSPDSCSPPRKKRRICEEKTVLKRRYSQISKGSKNNSESYSPERKRMRIDTEKKETAVTRSIQKGSSSRTIQLQVQKKNDMNLSDTKTSKNTPKYNKRPEQAAVTQSSQKSCSPRTIRLLVEKMNNMTSSDTKTSENTPKYNKRPEQAAVTQSSQKSYAPRTTQHVVEKIDITTSSDNKTSENTPKYNKRPEQAAVTQSSQKSCSPRTIRLLVEKMNNMTLSDTKTSENTLKDNKRPEQAAVTQSIQKSPWSRTIRLPGQKRNDTALSDTKTSENTLKDNKRPEQAAVTQSIQKSPWSRTIRLPGQKRNDTALSDTNICENTPKKKESPEDQRETNVWIIGSSYIRRAEGEAKEIFGENFGLNTKVQWFGKGGMRWWGVLPRFYKELSTQSPPDILVIHAGGNDLGLFSAYKLSSVIEKELMQLHTEFPSMTIAYSSINERQVWIYGNPGEINKDRNTVNASIRKAVDHFDGVIIEHPQIRFFDNSIFLRGGVHFSKKGNELFLTSIRTAIQKSLQSRH, encoded by the coding sequence ATGGACCACCAAAATCCAGAGCCAAATTCTGAAGAAACACATTTCCAGCTTCCACTCAAGAGGAAGCGAGGCCCGGATTATGCTGCACAGAATTGCAGAAGTCCCGACAGCTGCTCTCCACCAAGGAAAAAGAGACGAATCTGTGAAGAAAAAACTGTGTTGAAAAGACGATACAGTCAGATTTCAAAAGGCAGCAAAAACAACTCTGAGAGCTACTCTccagagagaaagaggatgaGAATAGacactgagaaaaaagaaacagcagtgaCTCGGAGCATCCAAAAAGGTTCTTCTTCAAGGACTATCCAACTCCAAGTTCAGAAAAAGAACGATATGAACTTGAGTGATACCAAAACctctaaaaacacaccaaaatacAACAAGAGGCCAGAACAAGCAGCAGTGACACAGAGCAGCCAGAAAAGTTGTTCGCCAAGGACTATCCGACTCCTAGTTGAGAAAATGAACAATATGACCTCGAGTGATACCAAAACCTCTGAAAACACTCCAAAATACAACAAGAGGCCAGAACAAGCAGCAGTGACACAGAGCAGCCAGAAAAGTTATGCGCCGAGGACTACCCAACATGTAGTTGAGAAAATTGACATTACGACCTCGAGTGATAACAAAACCTCTGAAAACACTCCAAAATACAACAAGAGGCCAGAACAAGCAGCAGTGACACAGAGCAGCCAAAAAAGTTGTTCGCCAAGGACTATCCGACTCCTAGTTGAGAAAATGAACAATATGACCTTGAGTGATACCAAAACCTctgaaaacacactgaaagaCAACAAGAGGCCAGAACAAGCAGCAGTGACACAGAGCATCCAAAAAAGTCCCTGGTCCAGGACTATCCGACTCCCAGGTCAGAAAAGAAACGATACAGCCTTGAGTGATACCAAAACCTctgaaaacacactgaaagaCAACAAGAGGCCAGAACAAGCAGCAGTGACACAGAGCATCCAAAAAAGTCCCTGGTCCAGGACTATCCGACTCCCAGGTCAGAAAAGAAACGATACAGCCTTGAGTGATACCAACATCTGTGAAAACACAccgaaaaagaaagagagcccaGAAGACCAGAGAGAAACAAATGTGTGGATCATTGGGTCCAGTTACATCAGACGAGCCGAGGGTGAAGCAAAAGAGATTTTCGGAGAAAATTTCGGACTTAATACCAAAGTCCAGTGGTTTGGCAAAGGAGGAATGCGCTGGTGGGGAGTCCTTCCTCGTTTTTATAAGGAGCTATCCACACAGAGCCCACCTGACATACTGGTAATCCATGCTGGGGGCAATGATTTGGGACTCTTTTCTGCTTATAAACTTTCTTCTGTCATTGAGAAGGAATTAATGCAATTGCACACAGAGTTCCCCTCAATGACAATTGCATATTCATCCATCAACGAGCGTCAAGTGTGGATATATGGAAATCCAGGCGAAATCAATAAGGACAGGAACACTGTGAATGCCAGCATTAGAAAGGCTGTCGACCACTTCGATGGAGTGATTATTGAGCATCCGCAAATCAGGTTTTTCGACAACTCCATTTTTTTACGTGGTGGAGTTCATTTCTCCAAGAAAGgaaatgaactgtttctgacaaGCATCCGCACGGCCATCCAGAAAAGTCTTCAGTCACGTCACTGA